The Falco biarmicus isolate bFalBia1 unplaced genomic scaffold, bFalBia1.pri scaffold_27, whole genome shotgun sequence genome segment aaaaaatagtatttgtggtattactttttttagcaagctagcagcctaatttactaagcgAGTTAAGAGTGTGTACTAttctacagaagagattagagaagcaaaaaaatgtgttatgctgcattccagagCACAACCTGAGAGTTACAGTcagctgtgagttctgcgttataATCATTCTGACACATGTTGGCGTTgtgattgtgaaagttgccatttacaattttcattggcattatcatagctggttgtttaaaaaagcaacccttgagcttcctgatgttccacttgctgcaaaatattctgaagccgaTCAATAAAGTTAGTACATGACTCtttaggaccctgcaagactgtggcgaATGACTCGCTAGAGGCTCGCCCAGACTCCCGCaccctgactgccttaatagccattccttcatttgcaaacagttgtccctgggataccttgcctgggtcacagaatcggcacaacTActttctccagccaactgctcacagttaacagcaattccccgattaaggttttcagtcaaggccactacacacagctcacaaaaatcagataaccacatcatatactgtatcagttagtaccatacaaagcagtaacttccaatcatgcagtgtgagtgtataaggctctgccatcacttcaagaagggacatagcaaatgcattatgaatcctcccttccctcactgctttaactctttaacagcctcgtattgcacaggctgccactctgcaggttgatttgtctgacaaaatactgaacatgccatagtGACTTCCAAAACCCCTCGCTTAAGCacttcccacttgcattcctgccaccaatccctcagaccccctttcaccctccccgaaaGTACAGTCAATAAATCGGGAGAGGcggttgggggtgggggggtaagGTCTaattccttttccagatctataggacctggatcaaaagctttatcagtgtcaatggcATCATTGTtcgagttgtcctgttcccgtgcttggtcctgtgttgtgagggtcgctgcagtcagtgacaggAGGAAGCTTTTGGGGCAGAGAAGGTGTGGATAGAATCGTCATCGTTGacggtgtgttgagaagagtctCGCTGTCagtggaatttacagcctccTCTGGTTTggcaccgttagtagaattagtctacacttggcaaagagtagtcagaatttgccaccaaggtgctaaatgcattcccgacacggagttcccctctgtggcagcatcatacaattgtctgctgaacactttcatttcttttaaagtctctaaagttttttggctgctcacctgtctcaatgcatacaggtgttatcctcggggtttaggttgtctgCCTGGTCCggacagcaagacgatcgttcagccaagccgtctcctccggaacgcagccctcttccacgagctggcTTTTTTATCGACcagttccgtccttattcttccaaggcttgggaacaccaccataggggtcaccatttgggGAGACTGAGGCATGGGCTCccggatctgactagaagaccctttatgagtccatatacatCCCTCACAGGGGAAGACACTTGATTCCCATGTTTCCCACAGCTCATCTCTCAGTTCCAGAGGGACTTCATTTGCCGGTTCCTGCtacctttcagcagctcattcaaCGTTCTGTGGGACTTGCAGCCTGCCGCTCAGCCTGGCGGTTCATAAACccatcacgtcggggtcaccagtTTGCTGCAATGGATAGACGGGACGCTGTTTGATGCTAGCAAATGCCGACTtattgtgcagaagcacgagtttatatatgttatcAGAggctgcgcgttttaaacagattggttcttaAAACTAAACATTACATACCAGGCAATCCCTGtttggttaactacaaacaaaggacactttaagtaagTTTTTACACTCATCAATTAACAACAAAGTGTTACTTCTCCTTGGCACCATCTGTTCTTCATCTCCTTACCTTTTCTCGGCCAGACTCATCCTGTTGGTTGTTATCTATTCACCCTCCTTatcctcccagggtttgtggccTACAAGCTGGAGCACgttcctttcagctaactgattgttacttatggtcctgatttccaggccccctcctaCATAGGGGCGATAGTGAAGAGGGGGTGATGGCACAGAACATCTCTGTTCCTCCTTGCTCCTCAAACATTTCCTCTGCTCCCGCTTGGTTTCTCTCTATGGACCCCACCATCTTTGTGGTCAAAGGTATATgtgttacatttctttctgtctttacttTACTCTTTGATGATACCAGAATGACAGAGAATCGagtttggaagagacctctggagatcatccagtgCAATCCTCAGATGAGGCAAGCTCAGCTTGAGCAGGTTGTTCAAGACCTTGTCTAGGTGCGTTTGGAATATCTCCGGGGATGGACattccacagctgctcctggcaaTCATTTCCAGTGATTGATCACCCTCAGAGTCCAAAATCATTTCCTTGGGTTCAGACGGAGTTTTATCTACATTAATGTGACCCTCACaaggcttttcttctgcaaatggaACTGTCTATGTCTCTCATGCTTTCTTCCTTTGACAGATGCCCCAGTCACTTCACCAGCTTGGTGGCCCTTTGTAGAACTTGCTTTAGTAGGTCAACAACTCCCTTGCTCTGGGAAGCCCAGCCCTGGACACGGccctccagatgtggcctcagcagtgctgagaggagTGGAAGGGTCACCTGCCCCATCGGCCAGcgatgcttttcctaatgcagcccagggggccGTTGGCCTTTGCCATGAGGGTGCATCGAtggctcctgctcagctgcttgtcctctggcacccaaaggtccttctctgcagagctgctctctggccaTAGGATCAGAGGAAAACTCACAGGGCAGGACAAAGACAGTACaataggagaagaaaaaggttctGTCCATGCTGGCACCTCTTTCCACTCTGGGGGTTGGactcttccttgctttcccacccagccctcacACCCGCATTTCTGTGCCATCACTGATGTCTCTCCCCTCATCCCTGCTTGTTCCTTGAAGCACAAAGCCATGGGCTGACCCAGGCTCCCTCTGGGTGACCTCTGGCATCAGAGGGCAACCCTCAGACAGACACAGCTTTTTCCTCATACCCAATCTGAACCTTCTAAGTTgcattttgtggtgttttttcttttcttctcactaCCTCTGAAGGCTGAAGGTGAAGAAGGAGGACAGCGCTCTTGCTTCAGTTCATTGcttcctgtgctcctgccttgTACCACAGTGAGTACTTGGAAACCTTGCCATAGGCAACGCAAGGCTCTTACATCCTCCCACAAAAGCCCTCCATTCTCCAGGGTggaccagcccagctccctcagcctgatCTAACAGGGCCCGTGCTCCAGCCTTGACCATCTCTGTGATTCTTTACTGAAATGGCTCCAGCGTGCCAGTGTCTCTCTGCTATTGCGGAGCACCAAAGCTAGACAAGTACTCCAGATGTGGTGAAAcaagtgggaagcagaggggggGAATGACTTGCCGTGGCTGTGCTCCTGGTCAtacagcccaggaggctgttggtCACCTTTCCTGGTGGCTCCTAGTTTGCCTAATGCAAACCAAGGGCCCAGCCAGGCAGTCCCTGCCCTGTGTCCTCGCAGGGCCTCGGTCCACTTTAGGGGCAGGACTTTCAATTTGTCCTTCTTGGGTATCACGAGATTCACGGGTGCTTCCAGTCAAGAGGAAGTTCCTCCAGTCTCTAGGACCTTCCAGTGGGGATGGAGAATGGCCTCACTGGGACATCGGCCTGCTCACACAGCTCCCTGGGATGCcgcccctccacctccctggaGTGGGAAGCATTGAATTTGGTCAAATGACTCCTGACACGATCCCCATCCACACTTGGCTGGTTCCCTCCAGAGTCCTGCCTTCAGGCACAAAGCTTTGGGACACGATGCTGGGGAAGACTAAGGCAAAGAGGACCTGGAGGATGTTCAGATTTATCTAGACCTGCTCTTACTAAGCTCAGCAGTGGCCACACAGGGGCGtagtttatttcttaaactgttctGCAAGTAGTGACAGATCCTCTTGATGCCCTTGAACATCTTGCAAGACCCCATACGAAGCAGGCTTTGGCTTCCCTGAAGACATCCCTATTTCTAAATTCCTCTTTGAGCCCTTGCATCCACCTCCAGgatgcttccttttctctctggagaTTCTTGAGGAATTCCTTCTTTAGCCAAGGATCTCTCTTGGCATGTCTGCTTGATTTCCTGCTCCTCGGTATGGACAGTTCTGCttggaaaatgctttcctgaatgaCCAGCCgtacacagctctgctgtccttgagtgctgctgcccatgggaCTACCACTACAAGTCCCCTGAAGAGGCTAAAGTCTTCTCCCCCTATTTCATGAGCACTACAGCCAGGGCTGACACTGGTTTTCACacccctcagcagcactgcctgtttGGCAAGGACCAGATTCAGGTGAGCGTCACCTTTGTTGGCCTGACACCTGTGCAAAGAATTTGTCTCAAGAGACCCCCGACACCAGCTGGACAGGGTGtatcctgctgtgctccccttccagaaAGCGTCAGGGTCATGAAGTCCCCAATAAGAGCTGGGATCATGGACTTGCAGACTTCCTTGGCTTGCTTAGATAAGCCTTTCTCCGCTGCCGTACCCTGAGTGCGGGTGCTGTGTCTCCCACCAGGATGGCACACTAACCGGCCTCTCGCTGACACTCTCCTGCAAGGGCTCACCCAACCTGCTGCACACCCCGTAGAGGAGATCCGCACGTGCCACAAGTGCCTGCACACGGAGGGCATCCCCTCCTCAGCTTCCTGGCCTGTCCCTCGTGAAAAGCCCACACCTTCCCCTGCCGCACCACTGTGGCCTGTCCCACCACCCGTCATGATTTATTTCATCAATATCATGATTTACTCCATCAATATCCAGCACGATGACAGCATGTGGAagtccagctcctcctgcctgagcCCCAGTCCCAAGCCATCGGTGCGCTtttgggctgcagcacctcagccgTAGCGCTGGGGCCAAGCTCAGGCTTCTCTCGGGCAAAGCTGGTACCAAGCGCCCCCGACCCAGCGTGTGCCCgtgctgtgctggagaccaGAGACCCGCTGGAGTGGGTGGCGGTGGCAATCTAAGCGCACCAGCAGAGGAAGCCCTGCCCTCTGCAAGgccagaaaagcagtgctgggctctgcagtcCTGGCAGAAGAAGGCTTGGctagctgcagtgctgctgaggccCCTGAAGGcctgtgggggaggggaggctgacCTCCAGGAGGACATGgtgctgctgaaaatgtgctTCAGTTTGCATATGCTGTGATCCAGGAACACTGTGAGAACCATGCACTGGTTCTTTGATGGTATCTTCACGGGGCTGAGCAAGGGATTGTTGGAATAAGTACCAGGGGAGTGTGGGAGTAGCCAGGTGATTGGAACCCCCACTGTGATGGGCTTCCTGTTCATGGACCAGCTGGATGAACTTGGGTCAGACCGTGAcgcactgcagggctggcattCAGTTGCTGGTTGACAGAAACCAAATCTACCTGAGGTGCCACCTGGGCTTCCTCAAAGGAACCATATTCCTGACAATAAAGATTTGGATGCCCGCGTTTTTATGTTGCGGAAGGAAGCCGAGCTACAGCAGATACCAGAAGCAGTTACAAATGCTGCAATACCTCTTGTATGGGCTTCAGGAACACCAGGGCAACCCCAAGCAGGGGAACCAGTAATCATCCAGTGGAAGCCAAATGGCAGAGCAGCAAGTCAAAAGCTGTACCCAGTTAAACTACAAGTCAGGAAAGGGTTGGAGTCCTTAACTGAACAAATCACAGATTTTGGGTTACTAAGAGAATGCCAATCAGAACATAACACTCCAGTATTACCTGTCAGGAAGCCAAATTCAGAAGAATATAAACTGGTGCAAGATTCACGAGCTATAAATCCAACTGTGCAAGATGTCCATGAGGCAGTAGCACACCCGTATGCCCTCCTGACCACCCTGAAGGAGAATGAGGAATGGTTTACTGTATGAGATGTGAAGATGCGTtcttctgccttgtgctggctgctgccagtcaCCAATCGGTTGGTTTCAAATGGGAAAGCCCTGAAACTGGTCGAGAAacccagctgtgcagggctgtatGACTGCAAGGAGTTAAAATAGCCCTACAGtctttggaaatcaattagccAGGGAGTTGGAAAGCTGGCAAAAGAGGTAGGAAAATGTCGCCTTGCTGCAATAGGTAGGTGACATACTGCTAGCAACCAGTAGTAAAGAAGATTCTATAACAAGGACCTCCTAAACTTTGGGGGCTAGCAGGGTACAAAGTAccctgggaaaaggcagagaccACCCCAGAAGAAGCAACCAGTTGGGGATTTACAATTTGCCTGGGCCAGCAGAGtcttggagctggaggaaaagggacATTTGTCAAATCCCAgaacccaaatgaaaacaagagctcagagcatccctgggaatGGCCGGGTGGTGTCACTTACGGATAATGAATTTGGGACTCATTGCCAAACTTCTATATGAAGGTGttggaggaaagggaaacctCCTTGTCTGGACTCAGGAGTGCAGAGATGCCTTTACGGAATGGAAACGGACTGGAATGAGTGCTCCAGCTCAAGGCCTCCCAAATCTAGAAAACCCATTGGAACTCTTTGTGCATGAAAGGTGACATGTTGCCTTAGGAGTGTTGGCCCAGAGACTGGAACCATGGAGCAGAGCCGTGGGGagcttttccaaacagctggaCAGTGTCAGTAAAGGACGGCCAACCTGTCCGCACACGGTGGCAGCTACAGTATTACCGATGCAAGAGGCCCAGGAACTGACACCTGGGCAAAAATGACATGATCTCGGTGGAAAAGAAGAAGTAACTCATGATTGTTTAAAGACAATGGCAGAGGTATATTCTAGCCGAGTGGAATTAAAAGGCACGCCAACAGAAAATGGAGACTGGGACTTATTTGTAGGTGGTAGTAGTTTTGTGCGAAATGGGACCCAAAGAGCAGGACATGTGGTGGTAACtatcagagagagaagagaagccaAAGCCCTCTCATCTGACACGTGGGCCCAAGAGGCAGAACTCACAGCCTCACTAAGGGCACTGGGATTATTACCAACAGACAAGGCTTTTTTAATGTATGGACATATTTGAAATTTGCCTTTGGAATAGACCATGCCGATGGGgctgttggaaagaaagaaagaaagaggactcTGAACCTCTCAAGGATCCCCAGTCAAATTATGAGGCAAAGACCCCACAATCATTTCAGGTGACCAGCTGACCCAGGGGGCTGGCAATTATGCATTGTAAAGTGCAGCACCTTGGAGATAGCTCGGTGCATCTAGGACAGCAAGTGGCAGatcaagcaaggaaagaagcagctgaaagtcaaaTATTGCTGGTCCTGCCAGAGAAACGGCAGAAATTAGGACCTAAGAGCCCACAGGATCCACCAGAAAACAATCAGTTGGCTAATATACTGAAGGCAACCCAAATCACGGATGATGGGTGACTCCTTCGCATCAACTAaaatttacagaggaaattatGTGTGAATTGCTTAAAAGGAAGCACCAAGAAACTCCCTGGGGAATTGAGAGTTGGGTAGAAGACTTGAAAGGGCAAGTTCTAAATGTACCAtgactgggaaaacaaaaagcagagtgaaGAAGCCTGAGTTGTACCTGAAGAATAACCCTCACCTACCCCAATGATCTTTCCCAGGGCTGACAAAGCCCAGGGGATTACTGGCAATTAGACTTTTTCCAAGTTACTGCAGCAGAATGGGTATCCGTACCTTTTAGTCATGACAGATGCTTTTTCAGGCTGGCGGGAAGCTTTCCCTCGCCGCAACAATAAGAAATATCATAAGTGTACGTTCAGAGATTATACTGAGGTTTGGGGTACCCATAGGACTTTCTTTGGGCAGGGCTCCACACTTGGTAGTAGAAGCCCTTCACCTTTTAGCTAAACTAGGAGGGGTAAAATGGGATCTCCACACTCCATGGAGACCTCAATCAAGCGGGAAAGTAGAAAGAATGAAGCAAAGCCTGAAAGGACAGATGAGTAAAATCTGCCAAGAACCTCAGAGAGAGCAGTCAGATGCTTTTCCCTCAGCATTGCTACAGATACAGGATCCAGCGTAAACGGAAGGAGAGAGTTAGTCCTTTGGAAAGGATACATGGTAAACCTTGCCAGGTGACAGAACTGGGAGTGAATCCCAAAATAATAGAAGGGAAACATGGCTTAAAAGAGTATGTTCAGCCTCTAGGAAAGGTCCTGTCCTCTCTCCAGAGGTACGTCACTGTGAGCGCAGATCTGTCCCTGGACGTGCCTGTACATCACTACCAACCCGGAGATTGTGTGTATCTTAGAACGTGGTTGGATGAACCGTTGAAGAGAAGTGAAAGGACCTTTCCAGATTTTGCTCAGCACCTACGCTGCTGTCAAGCCTGAAGGAGTCACTCCATGGACGTGCCATAGCAGGGTTTAAGCAGCCACATCACCAGAATGGACTGTCAAGCAAGAAAAACCTTTATGCTTGAAACTACCTCCAGAATCATGAAGTTCTAGGTTTGGTATCTTGCATTATTGCCAGACAGCGTATAAGTGAATGACTGAAATGCGACCCCAGATAAGACTGGGCTGTCTACAGGGAAGCTGGAGTCTTCTACTTGCCTCTCCTTTGTAGATATATGTTGAAACATGTTTTACAGATGTATAGAATTTGGCCTGTGATGTGGTATGCTAAATCCTCGACTTGGGTGGGATCAGGAGGAGTCATGGACACGGAATACTCATTTGAAAATTGTTGAAGAATCGATAAATGCTGTTAGGAGGAGTGATTGTTGGGTAGGTACCCATTTCCCTGAATGTCCTCATGCAGGAATGCCTGTAGCTGGTATCCCCATCCCATTGGGGACTAGTGGGAGTAACTGTGGCTAAGACCAAAATACACTCACTGGAACGAGACTGACCTCCAGACCTGGGCAATACTGAATCCACACTCAGTGTGAAGTGTGTTACTAAAATGAAGCCGAGACACACCAAAATGGAACTCTGGTCTTTGTGGGGCCCTACCCACATTGTGATTGCCCAATGCATTTCATGAAGCTGTCAGAACTAACTAGCCGTAGGTACTGGAACGTTCCACTGGGTACGGGGTGGTGCTGGATATGTGCCATGTAGCACAAAAAGCGTTACCACCAAGGTGGTCGGGTAGATGTACACGGGGAGGGATTTTTCCTGATATGACTGACTGAGACACTGGAGAACAGTCGGTGGGGAACAACTTACCTGCGGAGATACAGGCAGAATCAACCACCCCTTCCAGAGAGACCCACTGGGTTTCACTCTTTTGCTGGGTGGTTTATTCCTTGGCGAGGGGCTGCTGAACTGGGGAAGGCAGTGACAAAGAGAtccacaggaaaggaagagatggcCAAGGACACTGCAGATGCCATAAACTGCACTCTGTACGGCAGAGACAATGGCCGTACGCAAGGGGAAAACCCTTGGGTTCTCTTGGTGACTTCCAGCCTTGCCCGTGCCCTTTGCCTTCCATCTCACGTTGCCCTACGCTGTCCCacggctgctgcttttccccggCAGGCCGCAGGCACCCATCTGGCTTCCCCACCGTGCTCTCACCCTGCCCTTGCCGCACATGCACTGATGTCTGCCCACCCTCACACGCTGtgcctgcaaacacacagacatgGACTGATCTCATACTCCTTCTGGGCGACGTCTCCCACCACGGCACAAGCCCCTGAGTgacatttcctcctcctgaccTCCAGTCTCCActttcccagctgcactgggtggcagtgcttctccctcctgctcttccctacCGCCAAGGAAAGCTCCACCACCTGGGAAACCACCCTTCAGGCGGGCATCCCGACCCGTCACCCTCCTTGTGGCCTTTCCCCTGACCATGCCACGGCCTCACCGCGCTCTTCCAAGGCTGCGAGCCTTTCAGCTTCTCGCATAGACACGAGCAAGCCGTGTGCCTGCTGCGGTGCAGTCATGTCCTCAGGCAGCAGCGACGtgacaagcaagaaagaagcCCCTTGGTTCTGCTGGCCTGCCCGAGACACGGGCAGATGGAGCTTAACAGCACGTGTCCCAGCCATGAGTCAGGGGCTGCCCTACGCGCTGTGTCAGGCAGAGGTGACCTCACCGCCCCTTTCCCAGGCACATTGCTGCTGGTGGCCTGTCCCCTCCGCAGGCAGAACTGGCCTCACTGCCCCCGCCACAGCCATTGGCTTCCTGCTGGAATGTGAGTCCCTGAGACACAACTGACCACGAGATACCGTCCTCAGCCGTCACCCTCCCCGtggcccagcacccagcagatgAAGGGAAGCTTCTGTCAGCCAATTTATCTCATGGATTTCCTACCTACCATTTGGGTGGAAGAACAGTCCTCAGGGGAACTGCTTTGTTTCTACTGGACCATGTATCGTCTCTGCTTCTGCgcctctgttttcccttcttccccctgctATCCCATCCCAGCTGAGCTCTCCAGGGAAGTGAGTCAATGAGTCCTAGAATATCTCAGGTTGGGAGAGGCCCCTGTAAATGCCCTTGTCCAGCTGTCCTGCTCAAGGCAGGGTGAACTGGTTGGCATCTCTCAAGGGCTCTGCCCACTTTGGCATCATCCACAGAAGGGTCTGGAAAGCCACTTTGTCAACTTGTACTGGGAGACAATAAAGACATTCAACACAGCTGGCCCAACTGCTTGCACTGGAAGATGCCACTAGTCAGTGGCCACCAGGAGGACTTGACCACTGGTGACATTTGGTCTTGAGCCCCTGTGGCGTATGATGCACCGACTCTGGAAGAGGATCGAAGGCACGAAGACACTCAAAGACACCTCGAAGACACTTTATTAATCAATAATCAAGCAAGCCTTTTATACCTTTGCAGGGGGCCGACGTGTCAGCCTGTAACTGTGCTCAGCAATTTTCCACTCTgggctctttttttattacagacacagcagctcagcaactCCCTTTATCTACAAGGCCACAAGCTCTGCAGACCACTCCCTAGCTTCAAGTTTCTCCTCTTGCTCCCATGGCTTCCTTCCAACAGGCATAActgtgtctctctcccaaggTCGGGTTTCGCTCCCTGACGCTGTTGAGCTAGCTCGAGAGATAGCCACAAGCCCCCAGCCAACTTCCCCCCACAGTATCCTCCATTTCTTCACTCCAGAAGTCACCCATCTGCCTATACAGaaagtgcaggagaaaaagtCAAAACCCTTGCAAAGGTCCAGGTACAAACCATCCCCTTCTTGCCTCAATACGTATGGGTGCAGCAACCCCTTTGATGTCCCACAGTTACCTGGAAATGGCTGCAGGAGTATTTCCAGCGTCATTTCCCCAGACACTAAGGTGAGGATGACCAGCCTGTATTTCTCCCAGTtgtccttcttgcttttcctgaacaAAGGCTGGATGTCTGCCGTTTCCCAGGACCCCAGAACCTCCCTGATTGCTCGGACACATTTGAGGGCACCATCCAGAAAGGGTGCCGTGATCAGACCGAGGCACTTGCAATGAGCCTGCCCAAGGCGGGTGAGATGAATCTCCCTGGGACAGTGGCCTTTGTTCCTGCAGTCACACACAGGAACGGCCAGGCGCTGGGAGGTGTCCCCACCTCAGCTGGCCTCATGCACTGCTGCCGTGGTTGAACCCCAGCCTCACGCGCACAGGGGTGCTCAGAGGCACGAGCCCGTCCCTGGCACGTGCggaggcagagcactgcagcaggcacagtgactgcctggcctcctgctgcccctgccagaggctggcagcacctcagccCGGGGGTGTCGCGCCCTGCTCAGCACCTCGCGGAGATGGCCCTCGTCATGAGCAACGGGCACGGGGACCTCAGTTCAAGGAAGCACGttgcagtgctgcattcaggTGGTCTCCACAAGTCCAGAACATATTATGGAGGCCAGCACCGTCACAGAGTGCCCgttgcctgcccctgcctgcgcTCACAGGACTGCCACGCAGCACGGCGGTGACCAAGCTGCCAGAGCACTCAGGCCTTACACCAAGGCAGGGGGTCAGAAGGAGAGTGTGGAAGTGGAAGGAGGACAGCACTGGAGAGCCAAGGGCTGGTGTTCCCTGGTACTGCTGCCATGCCAGGAACCTTTTCCCCTCCGTCTGTGGACACAGGAAcagtccctgcagctccagaaagGCCTTGGAAGGAAGAATcccagcaaaaataaagttgcCTAATGGCCCTTTGGCTTTGTTAGATGAGGAGAGAGCAGGgcaccttcagaaaagaaaatcacagaaggaATTAGAATGGGGATGACAACTTTATCAGAACAGAAATACCACAAGTAACtacaaaaaattcagaagacagTCAGGGTCTGTGATGAACTACATTATAAATGCtattcataattttattccttcagaACATCCAGTTATCATTTTGCACATTGcacccttcagctcctggttcctcatgctgtagatgagggggttcagtgctggaggcaccactgAGTACAGAACTGACACCACCaggtccagggatggggaggagatggaggggggctTCAGGTGGGCAAACATGGCAGTactgagaaagagggagaccacggccaggtgagggaggcacgtggaaaaggctttgtgccgtccctgctcagaggggatcctcagcacagccctgaagatctgaaCGTAGGacagaataatgaaaacaaaacatccaCAGGCTAAACAGGAACTAATCACAataagccccacttccctgaggtaggtgtgtgagcaggagagcttgaggatctgtgggatttcacagaagaactgtcccagggcattgccgTGGCAGAGCGGCAGTGAAAAAGTATTGGCCGTGTGCAGCGCAGCATAGAGAACATCACTACCCCAGACAAcagctgccatgtggacacaagctctgctgcccagcagggtcccgtagtgcaggggctggcagatggccacgtagcggtcataggccatgacggtgaggagagaacactctgctgaaaggaaaaagacaatcaggaagagctgtgcagcacatcctgagtaggagatgtccctggtgtcccagagggagttggccatggctttggggagagtggtggagatggagcccaggtcgaggagggagaggttgaggaggaagaagtacatgggggtgtgcaGGTGGTGGTCACATACTACAGCAGTGATGATGAGGCCattggccatgagggcagccaggtagatgcccagggagagccagaagtgcaagagctgcagctcccgcgtgtctgccaatgccaggaggaggaagtgggtgatggagctgctgttggacatctGCTGCCTCCGGGCATATGGTcctgtcacaggagaaaaagacagcGATAATTTAGGGGagacttctgcaagc includes the following:
- the LOC130143397 gene encoding olfactory receptor 14C36-like — translated: MSNSSSITHFLLLALADTRELQLLHFWLSLGIYLAALMANGLIITAVVCDHHLHTPMYFFLLNLSLLDLGSISTTLPKAMANSLWDTRDISYSGCAAQLFLIVFFLSAECSLLTVMAYDRYVAICQPLHYGTLLGSRACVHMAAVVWGSDVLYAALHTANTFSLPLCHGNALGQFFCEIPQILKLSCSHTYLREVGLIVISSCLACGCFVFIILSYVQIFRAVLRIPSEQGRHKAFSTCLPHLAVVSLFLSTAMFAHLKPPSISSPSLDLVVSVLYSVVPPALNPLIYSMRNQELKGAMCKMITGCSEGIKL